Proteins encoded together in one Cicer arietinum cultivar CDC Frontier isolate Library 1 chromosome 4, Cicar.CDCFrontier_v2.0, whole genome shotgun sequence window:
- the LOC101505346 gene encoding protein SMALL AUXIN UP-REGULATED RNA 9-like, whose protein sequence is MDQKKSNKIREIVRLQQILKKWRRIANSSKTTTTTTANNITNSKSMKFLKRTLSLSEREGGGGGSTINNAVPKGYLAVCVGEELKRFIIPTEYLSHQAFQILLREAEEEFGFQQTGVLKIPCEVCVFESILKMVEDQGKNNKDKFSSHECRSLSIEEMMMSYCSLENQLACSHHPQSPLCR, encoded by the coding sequence ATGGATCAGAAGAAATCTAACAAAATTCGAGAAATTGTTAGACTTCAACAGATCTTAAAGAAATGGAGAAGAATAGCAAACTCTTCAAAAACAACCACAACAACAACCGCAAACAACATAACTAATAGCAAAAGCATGAAGTTTCTGAAAAGAACACTTTCTTTATCAGAACGTgaaggaggaggaggaggatcaacaataaACAATGCCGTTCCAAAAGGATATTTAGCGGTTTGTGTTGGAGAAGAACTTAAGAGATTCATTATACCAACTGAATATTTGAGTCATCAAGCTTTTCAAATACTTTTGAGAGAAGCTGAGGAAGAATTTGGGTTTCAACAAACGGGTGTTTTGAAGATTCCTTGTGAAGTGTGTGTTTTTGAgagtattttgaaaatggttGAAGATCAAGGGAAGAATAATAAGGACAAGTTTTCAAGTCATGAATGTAGATCACTTAGCATTGAAGAGATGATGATGAGTTATTGTTCTTTGGAAAATCAACTTGCTTGTTCTCATCATCCTCAAAGTCCTTTGTGCagatag
- the LOC101505677 gene encoding glycosyltransferase family protein 64 C3, with translation MNSPATTFILAVLLFNFTTTTTTSSNPYSCGPTPKREPQNLQPHKLTVLINGFSESRIPILQSIAATYSLSPLVSSVLVLWGNPSTPPRVINQLALNLSFSSDSISLHRNADSSLNARFLPRLNDIRTDAVLVCDDDVEVDAASFEFAFRVWSANRDRIVGFFARSHDVDLNRKEWVYTVHPDRYSIVLTKFMLLKSDYLFRYSCEGGPVMAQMRRIVDSVRNCEDILMNFVVTDTTNVGPILVGAKRVRDYGDARNDEGNFSVGLSGRKGEHRKSRGWCISEFHRVLGRMPLRYSYGKVVDAIGEQGLCRKGGRLVFCDQ, from the exons ATGAATTCACCAGCAACAACCTTCATCCTTGCGGTTCTCTTATTCAACTTCACAACAACCACCACCACGTCATCAAATCCATACTCATGCGGGCCCACACCAAAGCGGGAACCACAAAACCTCCAACCTCACAAACTAACAGTACTCATAAACGGTTTCTCCGAGTCCCGAATTCCAATCCTCCAATCAATAGCCGCCACGTATTCACTCTCACCACTAGTATCGTCTGTGCTCGTCCTCTGGGGAAACCCATCTACACCTCCACGTGTCATTAATCAATTGGCTCTTAACCTCTCGTTTTCTTCTGATTCGATCTCCCTGCACCGAAACGCTGATAGTAGTCTCAATGCTCGGTTTCTACCTCGTTTAAACGACATTCGTACCGATGCCGTTTTGGTTTGCGATGATGATGTTGAAGTCGACGCCGCGTCGTTTGAGTTTGCGTTTCGTGTTTGGTCGGCGAACCGTGACCGTATTGTTGGGTTTTTTGCTAGGTCGCATGATGTGGACTTGAACCGGAAGGAATGGGTTTATACGGTTCACCCAGACCGGTACTCGATTGTGCTCACCAAATTCATGTTGCTCAAAAGCGATTACTTGTTCAG ATATAGCTGTGAGGGTGGGCCTGTCATGGCCCAAATGAGGAGGATTGTTGATTCGGTTCGGAATTGCGAGGATATACTTATGAACTTTGTGGTGACTGATACAACGAATGTGGGGCCCATTTTGGTTGGAGCAAAAAGAGTAAGGGATTACGGTGATGCACGAAACGATGAAGGAAATTTTAGCGTGGGATTGAGTGGTAGGAAAGGGGAGCATCGAAAAAGTAGAGGGTGGTGTATAAGTGAATTTCATAGGGTTTTGGGAAGAATGCCTTTGAGGTATAGCTATGGTAAAGTTGTTGATGCTATTGGGGAACAAGGGTTGTGCCGCAAAGGCGGTAGATTGGTGTTTTGTGATCAATGA
- the LOC101505999 gene encoding L-arabinokinase-like, producing the protein MRIEQESDGVSASTKHLVFAYYVTGHGFGHATRVTEVVRHLIDAGHDVHVVTGAPDFVFTSEIESPRLFIRKVLLDCGAVQADALTVDRLASLEKYSETAVKPRAKILALETEWLNSIKADLVVSDVVPVACRAAADAGIRSVCVTNFSWDFIYAEYVMAAGLHHRSIVWQIAEDYSHCEFLIRLPGYCPMPAFRDVIDVPLVVRRLHKSAKEVRKELEIPDDVKLVILNFGGQPSGWKLKEDFLPSGWLCLVCGASENEDLPPNFRRLARDAYTPDIIAACDCMLGKIGYGTVSEALAYKCPFVFVRRDYFNEEPFLRNMLEYYQCGVEMIRRDLITGHWRPYLERAISLKPCYEAGINGGEVAAHILQETAFGKNYASDKLSGARRLRDAIVLGYQLQRAPGRDITIPEWYATAEEQLGHSSPSSPVNNGDFAFHSGVEDFDILHGDFQGLPDTVAFLQSLSELVAKHTKRERKAAANLFNWEEEIFITRAPGRLDVMGGIADYSGSLVLQMPIKEACHVALQRVHPSKHRLWKHAEARQNDKGGDPTAVLQIVSYGSELGNRGPTFDMDLSDFMDGDKPISYKKARKYFAQDPSQKWAAYVAGAILVLMTELGVQFEDSISMLVSSAVPEGKGVSSSASVEVASMAAIAAAHGLNISSRDLALLCQKVENHIVGAPCGVMDQMASACGEANKLLAMICQPAEIVGLVEIPSHIRVWGIDSGIRHSVGGADYGSVRIGTFMGMKMIKSRASEELTEMCAANGLNYDEVEQGDIELLKQEASLDYLCNLPPHRFEALYAKTIPESIAGETFLEEYTNHNDPVTIIDEKHNYGVRAPTLHPIYENFRVKTFKALLTSTSSTDQLSALGELLYQCHYSYSACGLGSDGTDRLVHLVQELQHSAASKSEGGTLCGAKITGGGSGGTVCVIGRNCLKSSEHIFEIQQRYKKATGYLPFIFEGSSPGAGKFGYLKIRRRATPKKVDSFKDVNEVLVENES; encoded by the exons ATGAGGATCGAACAAGAAAGTGATGGAGTTTCAGCTTCCACAAAACATCTTGTTTTTGCTTATTACGTTACTGGTCATGGTTTTGGTCATGCCACCAGAGTCACTGAg GTGGTGAGGCATTTGATTGATGCGGGGCATGATGTGCATGTTGTCACTGGTGCTCCTGATTTTGTTTTCACCTCTGAAATTGAGTCTCCTCGATTATTCATTCGCAAG GTGCTTTTGGACTGTGGAGCTGTTCAAGCAGATGCTTTGACGGTTGATCGCCTTGCTTCTTTGGAGAAG TATTCTGAAACAGCGGTGAAGCCGCGAGCTAAAATCTTGGCTTTAGAAACCGAGTGGCTCAACTCTATAAAAGCTGACTTAGTG GTTTCTGATGTTGTTCCGGTTGCATGTCGTGCGGCAGCAGATGCTGGCATTCGCTCTGTCTGTGTGACCAATTTCAG TTGGGACTTCATCTATGCAGAGTATGTCATGGCTGCTGGACTTCATCATCGTTCAATAGTTTGGCag ATAGCCGAGGACTATTCCCATTGCGAGTTCCTTATTCGCCTCCCCGGATATTGCCCAA TGCCTGCATTTCGCGATGTTATTGATGTCCCTTTGGTGGTGAGGAGGCTGCACAAATCTGCAAAAGAG GTGAGGAAGGAGCTCGAGATACCTGATGATGTGAAGCTAGTTATTCTCAACTTCGGCGGGCAG CCATCGGGATGGAAGTTAAAGGAGGATTTCTTACCTTCTGGCTGGTTGTGCCTG GTTTGTGGTGCTTCTGAAAATGAGGACCTTCCACCAAATTTTAGAAGACTTGCTAGAGATGCATATACGCCCGACATTATTGCAGCATGTGACTGTATGCTTG gaAAAATTGGCTATGGAACAGTTAGTGAAGCCTTGGCATACAAGTGTCCATTTGTCTTTGTACGCAGAGATTATTTCAACGAAGAACCTTTTTTGAGAAATATGCTTGAG tattaTCAATGTGGTGTCGAAATGATCAGGAGGGATTTAATCACCGGTCACTGGAGACCTTATCTCGAACGTGCAATAAGTCTGAAACCCTGCTATGAAGCAGGCATTAATGGTGGTGAG GTGGCAGCCCACATCCTTCAGGAAACGGCTTTTGGAAAAAATTATGCATCAGATAAG CTTAGTGGGGCAAGAAGATTGCGTGATGCAATAGTTCTTGGTTATCAACTCCAAAGGGCCCCTGGCCGAGATATTACGATCCCAGAATGGTATGCTACAGCTGAAGAGCAACTCGGCCACTCATCACCTAGTTCACCTGTGAATAATGGTGACTTTGCATTCCATTC AGGCgttgaagattttgatattCTTCATGGAGATTTTCAAGGTCTTCCAGATACTGTGGCGTTCTTACAAAGCCTATCTGAATTGGTCGCGAAGCACACAAAGCGGGAGCGCAAGGCTGCAGCAAATCTCTTCAATTGGGAG GaagaaatttttataacaaGAGCTCCAGGAAGATTAGATGTAATGGGCGGTATTGCTGATTATTCTGGAAGTCTTGTCCTGCAG ATGCCAATTAAAGAAGCCTGTCATGTTGCTTTGCAAAGAGTCCATCCAAGTAAGCATAGACTGTGGAAACATGCAGAGGCCAGACAGAATGACAAAGGCGGGGATCCAACTGCTGTCTTGCAAATT GTATCATACGGCTCAGAGTTAGGCAATCGTGGCCCAACATTCGACATGGATTTGTCTGATTTTATGGATGGAGACAAGccaatttcatataaaaaagcAAGGAAATACTTTGCTCAAGATCCATCTCAAAA GTGGGCAGCATATGTTGCGGGTGCAATTTTGGTGTTAATGACCGAATTGGGCGTGCAATTTGAAGATAGTATCAGCATGCTG GTTTCATCTGCGGTCCCAGAAGGGAAAGGTGTATCGTCTTCTGCATCTGTGGAGGTCGCTAGTATGGCTGCTATTGCAGCTGCTCATG GATTAAATATAAGCTCAAGGGATCTGGCTTTGCTCTGCCAGAAG GTGGAAAATCACATTGTAGGTGCTCCATGTGGTGTCATGGACCAGATGGCTTCAGCGTGCGGTGAAGCCAACAAGCTTCTTGCCATGATTTGTCAG CCTGCAGAGATTGTTGGCCTCGTCGAAATTCCAAGCCATATCCGAGTTTGGGGAATTGATTCTGGAATTAGACACAG CGTTGGAGGTGCAGATTATGGATCTGTGAGAATTGGAACCTTTATGGGTATGAAAATGATAAAGTCTAGGGCTTCTGAGGAATTGACTGAGATGTGTGCTGCAAATGGATTGAACTATGATGAAGTGGAACAAGGTGACATAGAATTACTTAAACAAGAAGCTTCCTTAGATTACTTATGTAATTTACCACCTCACAg ATTTGAGGCTCTTTACGCTAAGACGATACCCGAGTCCATTGCTGGCGAGACATTTTTGGAGGAATATACAAATCATAACGATCCTGTCACTATTATTGATGAAAAGCATAACTATGGAGTGAGAGCTCCCACACTACATCCTATCTATGAAAATTTCCGAGTCAAG ACCTTCAAAGCACTTCTGACATCGACATCTTCAACTGATCAACTTTCAGCTTTAGGAGAATTGCTATATCAG TGTCACTACAGCTACAGTGCTTGTGGACTTGGGTCTGATGGAACAGACAGGCTTGTTCACTTGGTACAAGAATTGCAGCATAGCGCAGCGTCTAAATCCGAAGGCGGAACTTTATGCGGAGCCAAGATCACTGGTGGGGGTTCCGGTGGAACGGTTTGTGTAATCGGTAGAAATTGTCTCAAGAGCAGTGAACACATTTTTgag aTTCAGCAGAGGTACAAAAAAGCTACTGGCTACTTGCCCTTTATTTTCGAAGGCTCGTCACCGGGTGCAGGAAAGTTCGGTTACCTGAAAATTCGCCGACGGGCTACCCCGAAAAAAGTCGACAGTTTCAAGGATGTTAATGAAGtgttggtggagaatgaaagcTGA
- the LOC101493747 gene encoding protein NRT1/ PTR FAMILY 1.2-like — translation MEYTNHKLIENGISSSSSSSQPRKGALRTMPFIIVNESLEKVASYGIMPNMILYLRDDYNMAIAKATNVLYTWSAMSNILSIFGAFLSDSYLGRFSVIIIGSLSSLLGLTILWLTTMIPMLKPSCSSLIQVCNSATSSQLALLFISLGLISIGAGCVRPCSIAFGADQFAIKENSNDGRILDSYFNWYYTSIGASTIIALSVIVYIQENLGWKIGFGVPAVLMLISAFSFILGSPYYVKVKPSESLLANFVRVVVVSARNRKISLPDHNFDQYCQGHDSELMVPTDSLRFLNKACIIRNPERDLKPDGSISNPWNLCTIGQVESLKSLLRVLPMWSTGIFMMATQSSFSTLQAKTMNRNLFGNFNFPAGSFNLIMIFTLSIVIPLYDRIVVPLLTKYTGRLRGFSCKVRIGIGLMFVCLAKAMGAIVETVRRSKAIEQGFEEQPNAVINMSALWLVPEFVLLGFGEAFTPVGQVEFFYTYFPKSMSSFAMAIFTLELAAADVVGSVVVNIVDKVTSLGGKXXXXXXXINRGQLNYYYALLAFLGIINYLYFLIICWAYGPEHGEKLEASTGKEDDKFDYRELPTS, via the exons ATGGAGTACACAAATCATAAACTTATTGAAAATGGcatttcttcttcatcttcttcttctcaaCCTAGAAAGGGTGCTTTGAGAACTATGCCCTTTATCATAG TGAATGAGAGTCTTGAGAAAGTGGCAAGTTATGGAATAATGCCAAACATGATATTATATTTGAGGGATGATTATAACATGGCTATTGCTAAGGCTACAAATGTTCTTTATACTTGGTCTGCTATGTCAAATATCTTATCCATCTTTGGTGCATTTCTCTCTGATTCTTATTTGGGTCGCTTCAGTGTCATTATTATTGGTTCACTCTCTAGCCTCCTT GGTTTAACCATTTTGTGGCTAACTACAATGATTCCAATGCTAAAACCTTCATGTTCTTCACTCATCCAAGTCTGCAACTCTGCTACATCATCCCAACTAGCACTTTTGTTCATTTCCTTAGGACTAATTTCCATTGGAGCTGGTTGTGTTAGACCTTGTTCCATAGCCTTTGGAGCGGACCAATTTGCTATCAAAGAAAATTCCAATGATGGTAGGATCTTGGATAGCTACTTTAATTGGTATTATACGTCAATCGGAGCCTCAACCATTATCGCGTTGAGTGTGATTGTTTACATTCAAGAAAACCTTGGATGGAAAATCGGGTTTGGAGTACCTGCGGTGCTAATGTTGATTTCAGCTTTCAGTTTCATTCTTGGTTCGCCATACTATGTCAAAGTGAAGCCTAGCGAGAGCTTACTCGCTAATTTTGTAAGAGTAGTTGTGGTTTCCGCAAGGAACCGAAAGATTAGTCTTCCTGATCACAACTTTGATCAGTACTGTCAAGGTCATGATTCGGAGCTGATGGTTCCGACAGATAGCCTAAG GTTTTTGAACAAAGCTTGCATTATAAGAAATCCTGAGAGAGACTTAAAACCAGACGGATCGATATCGAATCCATGGAACCTATGCACCATAGGACAGGTGGAGTCACTGAAATCTTTGCTCAGAGTCCTTCCTATGTGGTCCACGGGAATCTTTATGATGGCGACTCAGAGTTCATTTTCCACTCTTCAAGCCAAAACCATGAACCGAAATTTATTTGGCAATTTCAATTTTCCTGCAGGATCTTTCAATCTTATCATGATATTCACCTTATCAATAGTCATTCCTTTGTACGACCGCATAGTTGTACCTCTACTAACCAAATACACAGGCCGGCTTAGAGGATTCAGTTGTAAAGTCCGCATTGGGATAGGATTGATGTTTGTATGTTTAGCAAAAGCAATGGGGGCTATTGTCGAAACTGTGAGACGAAGTAAAGCCATTGAACAAGGATTCGAGGAACAACCTAATGCTGTGATTAACATGTCGGCTTTATGGCTTGTTCCAGAGTTTGTTTTGCTTGGATTTGGCGAGGCTTTTACCCCGGTCGGGCAGGTTGAGTTTTTCTACACTTATTTCCCTAAAAGTATGTCGAGTTTCGCAATGGCTATATTCACTCTTGAACTAGCAGCTGCTGATGTAGTTGGAAGTGTAGTTGTGAACATTGTGGACAAGGTCACTAGTTTAGGAGGGAAA NNNNNNNNNNNNNNNNNNNNCATCAACAGGGGCCAATTGAATTACTATTATGCGCTACTTGCATTTTTAGGTATAATTAACTACCTATATTTTCTCATTATTTGTTGGGCTTATGGACCAGAACATGGAGAAAAACTCGAAGCTTCGACAGGCAAGGAAGATGATAAATTTGATTATAGGGAGTTACCTACATCATAG
- the LOC101494068 gene encoding gamma-glutamylcyclotransferase 2-2-like, producing MVFWVFGSGSLVWNPGFEYDEKWGAAYCVSRGPKMEKLAMQYLERRECEYDQKTLVNFYKEGDSLKHAFTRVVVFTSTNNKENKYYLGPAPLEDVARQIATACGPCRNNRNYIFLLEKAMYDIDKLFTHLFLS from the exons ATGGTGTTTTGGGTGTTTGGCTCTGGTTCATTGGTGTGGAACCCAGGATTTGAATATGATGAGaaa TGGGGTGCTGCATATTGTGTTAGTAGAGGCCCTAAAATGGAAAAATTAGCCATGCAG TATTTGGAGCGGCGAGAATGTGAATATGATCAAAAGACTCTTGTAAATTTTTACAAG GAAGGAGATTCTTTGAAACATGCTTTTACACGAGTAGTAGT ATTCACATCAACtaataacaaagaaaacaaatactACTTAGGACCAGCTCCACTAGAAGATGTGGCTAG GCAAATAGCTACTGCTTGTGGTCCTTGTAGAAACAATAGGAACTACATTTTCCTTCTAGAAAAGGCTATGTATGATATTGATAAGTTGTTTAcacatttatttttgtcttaa